The following proteins come from a genomic window of Elusimicrobiota bacterium:
- a CDS encoding VCBS repeat-containing protein: MTDTPPLPIARGGAFRRVLFLAGAGFFLARGAFALPYNAVELNFENTAADRLTEGGTAWGDMDNDGDLDLVVSGNDSGGNRRLSVYTVGAAPTYTIANNPTNVLGAGSTGLEDGGLALGDLDGDGDLDIVLCGNRGAAATRHILVARNNGALAFTQIDIDGGAGGGLDLGKPALGDFDNDGDLDLLVSGQDSAGARQLRVYRNNGNATFDPTQVEVAGAGNGYAARSSVAWGDPDNDGDLDVLVSGQNGAGRQVHIYTNNGNGGFTGPLDVTGGVGGFQDGDVAFGDLNADGWLDVVAMGFDNANAQLRAYRNNGNNTFTAFNIPGAANLGVRNGALAVGDSDADGDLDIAVVGLRPATGNVEIWVYRNNGGFGFTQFNVESAVNLGLQNGDLAWADYNNTTGIDLFITGVDNAAVRRMRVYQNNITTGTAPGAPAVLSSTFSFSLTGSSTATFKWAPAADLGANPTPPGLLDYDIEISTLAAFTPDTVAPHSRATPRRGNYDRPPLIFDGNTRHGVLLKSTAPWAPALAHPGLRTDTTYYFRVRTVDAGLLESAPSASSTLWTGVAPAASAISAAPGAGGGNVTVSWTSVGDDLTAGTLTGSYIIQYATNPATVWNPASTPAGAYTLTTATSIAPGVAVSTGIAVPDNGTWYFVLWTVDDVGLTSPISNTASAVPPPLYFSPTQSEIDGAAGGLQAGGVSWGDFDNDGDLDILASGLGGGACQLRVYRNNGDGSFDANQIEIDGAGGGLCDGGVDWGDFDGDGDLDVLASGALTSGAAASAQLRVYRNNGNGTFNPGQIEIDGLNGGLTQGDVNWGDLDNDGDLDILAGGIDAASARQIRVYRNNGNGTFDTAQIEVDGAGGGLRDGIVDWGDFDGDGDQDILVQGWTGAGTDSRIHVYRNNGNGTIDPNEINVDPGQGIDGYNGKHCAHWGDFDADGDLDIVVQGVPGTTTASRELRVYRNNGNGTFNATQIEVNGAGGGHSRGGAQWGDIDNDGDLDIFVHGLTGATAGGVAEIRAYINTGGGAFTRVEVEPTAAEDLYLGSLDVGDYDADGDLDFVVTGRDTAGNNQLRVYRNLSTVANVAPNPPTVLKTAFVFSPTAASTGTFMWNEGTDNAPGATPEPGLSYYLQIATVPTMVPAVSEGAFDPPKTYDGGTKYGAILTSTEPWRSPSANFGLQTDTTYYFRVKTVDAGGLESAYTALSVATSTLWTGVGPSSSTLSAAAGGGPGEINLSWTAPGDDFVYNNLVGQYRIQYSTIAATVWSTATTPSGATTVTIATTAVVGTAQSTTVTVPTNDTYFIVLWSVDDVGEWSLISNTASAVPALLNRSVSVTAGSPYLFGLLAVGSSSHTATAVTVLNDGNVTSTYSLSVATSTPGSPWAIGAALPTAANIAVLSAGFHPARPALGGFAAEDVVTGSPAFASGAVFSIDGSQTGSAVSPGQNRFLWFRLDMPAASDTEATQDLTVTLTANP, from the coding sequence ATGACAGACACCCCCCCCCTTCCCATCGCCCGCGGCGGTGCGTTCCGTCGCGTCTTGTTCCTCGCCGGGGCCGGCTTTTTCTTGGCGCGCGGGGCTTTCGCTCTTCCTTACAACGCCGTTGAATTGAATTTTGAAAACACCGCCGCGGACCGGCTGACGGAAGGGGGGACCGCCTGGGGGGACATGGACAACGACGGCGATTTGGACCTCGTCGTCAGCGGCAACGATTCGGGCGGCAACCGCCGCCTCAGCGTTTACACCGTCGGGGCGGCGCCCACGTACACCATCGCCAACAACCCCACGAACGTTCTGGGGGCCGGCAGCACGGGTCTGGAGGACGGGGGCCTCGCCCTGGGCGACCTGGACGGGGACGGGGATTTGGACATCGTCCTGTGCGGCAATCGGGGGGCCGCGGCCACACGCCACATCCTCGTGGCCCGCAACAACGGGGCGCTCGCGTTTACGCAAATCGATATCGACGGAGGAGCGGGCGGCGGGTTGGACCTGGGGAAACCCGCCCTGGGGGATTTCGACAACGACGGCGACCTGGATCTTTTGGTCAGCGGCCAGGATTCCGCCGGGGCCCGTCAACTGCGCGTCTACCGGAACAACGGAAACGCCACCTTCGACCCGACTCAGGTGGAAGTCGCCGGCGCCGGAAACGGGTACGCCGCCCGCAGTTCCGTGGCTTGGGGCGACCCCGACAACGACGGGGATCTGGACGTGTTGGTGTCCGGACAAAACGGGGCGGGCCGACAGGTTCACATTTACACCAACAACGGCAACGGCGGTTTTACCGGCCCCCTCGACGTGACCGGGGGCGTGGGCGGGTTCCAAGACGGTGACGTGGCGTTCGGGGACCTGAACGCCGACGGATGGCTGGACGTCGTTGCCATGGGGTTTGACAACGCGAACGCCCAATTGCGCGCTTACCGCAACAACGGGAACAACACCTTTACCGCCTTCAACATACCGGGCGCGGCCAACCTCGGGGTCCGTAACGGCGCGTTGGCGGTGGGCGATTCCGACGCGGACGGGGATTTGGATATCGCCGTCGTCGGCCTGCGGCCGGCCACCGGCAACGTGGAGATCTGGGTCTACCGCAACAACGGCGGGTTCGGCTTCACGCAATTCAACGTGGAGAGCGCCGTCAACCTGGGGCTCCAAAACGGCGACCTGGCCTGGGCGGATTACAACAACACAACGGGGATCGACCTTTTCATCACGGGCGTCGACAACGCCGCCGTCCGCCGCATGCGGGTGTATCAAAACAACATCACCACCGGAACGGCCCCCGGCGCGCCCGCCGTTCTTTCTTCGACCTTCAGTTTCAGTCTCACCGGATCCTCCACGGCCACGTTCAAATGGGCCCCCGCCGCCGACCTCGGGGCGAACCCGACCCCCCCCGGCCTGTTGGACTACGACATCGAAATTTCAACCCTCGCGGCCTTCACACCCGACACCGTGGCCCCCCACAGCCGGGCGACGCCCCGCCGGGGGAACTACGATCGGCCCCCGTTGATTTTCGATGGGAACACCCGCCACGGCGTGCTGTTGAAGTCGACCGCGCCCTGGGCCCCCGCCCTGGCCCACCCGGGCCTTCGCACCGACACGACCTACTATTTCCGGGTCCGGACCGTCGACGCGGGCCTTTTGGAGAGCGCGCCCAGCGCTTCGTCGACCCTGTGGACGGGCGTCGCCCCCGCCGCGTCGGCCATCAGCGCCGCCCCGGGCGCCGGGGGCGGCAACGTGACCGTGTCCTGGACTTCCGTCGGCGACGACCTCACCGCCGGGACCCTGACGGGCAGCTACATCATCCAATACGCCACCAACCCCGCCACGGTTTGGAACCCCGCGTCGACGCCGGCCGGGGCCTACACCCTGACCACCGCGACGTCCATCGCCCCCGGGGTGGCCGTCAGCACCGGCATCGCGGTCCCCGACAACGGCACGTGGTATTTCGTTTTGTGGACCGTCGACGACGTCGGCCTGACGTCCCCGATTTCCAACACGGCGAGCGCGGTTCCCCCCCCCCTGTATTTTTCCCCCACGCAATCGGAGATCGACGGGGCGGCCGGCGGCCTCCAGGCGGGCGGTGTGTCTTGGGGGGATTTCGACAACGACGGGGACTTGGATATTTTGGCCAGCGGCTTGGGGGGCGGCGCGTGTCAATTGCGGGTGTATCGAAACAACGGGGACGGGTCTTTCGACGCCAATCAAATCGAGATTGACGGGGCCGGCGGCGGCCTTTGCGACGGCGGCGTCGATTGGGGGGATTTCGACGGGGACGGTGATTTGGATGTCCTCGCGTCGGGGGCGTTGACCAGCGGCGCGGCGGCTTCGGCCCAATTGCGGGTGTATCGCAACAACGGCAACGGCACCTTCAATCCCGGCCAAATCGAGATTGACGGCCTGAACGGCGGGTTGACCCAAGGGGACGTGAATTGGGGGGACCTGGACAACGACGGGGACTTGGACATCTTGGCCGGGGGCATCGACGCCGCTTCCGCGCGGCAAATTCGCGTCTACCGCAACAACGGCAACGGGACCTTCGACACCGCCCAAATCGAAGTCGACGGGGCCGGCGGCGGCTTGCGCGACGGGATCGTGGACTGGGGGGATTTCGACGGGGACGGAGACCAGGACATCCTTGTTCAAGGGTGGACCGGAGCCGGGACGGACAGCCGCATCCATGTTTACCGGAACAACGGCAACGGGACCATCGATCCCAACGAAATCAACGTGGATCCCGGCCAGGGCATCGACGGCTACAACGGGAAACATTGCGCCCACTGGGGGGATTTCGACGCCGACGGCGATCTCGACATTGTGGTCCAAGGGGTGCCCGGAACGACCACCGCCAGCCGGGAATTGCGCGTTTACCGAAACAACGGGAACGGCACTTTCAACGCGACCCAAATCGAAGTCAACGGGGCCGGCGGCGGGCATTCGCGGGGCGGGGCCCAATGGGGCGACATCGACAACGACGGCGATTTGGACATCTTCGTCCACGGGTTAACGGGCGCGACCGCGGGCGGGGTGGCTGAAATACGAGCCTACATCAACACGGGGGGAGGGGCCTTCACCCGCGTTGAAGTGGAACCCACCGCGGCGGAGGATCTTTACCTGGGTTCCCTGGACGTGGGGGATTACGACGCCGACGGCGACCTGGATTTCGTGGTGACGGGACGGGACACCGCTGGGAACAACCAGCTCCGCGTCTACAGGAACCTTTCAACGGTGGCCAACGTGGCCCCCAACCCGCCCACGGTCCTTAAAACCGCCTTCGTCTTTTCCCCCACCGCCGCCTCCACGGGAACCTTCATGTGGAACGAGGGAACGGACAACGCCCCGGGAGCGACCCCCGAACCGGGGCTAAGCTATTATTTACAGATAGCCACCGTTCCCACGATGGTCCCCGCCGTCTCCGAGGGGGCCTTTGACCCGCCCAAAACCTACGACGGCGGCACGAAATACGGCGCGATCCTCACTTCCACCGAACCCTGGCGTTCGCCATCGGCGAATTTCGGGCTTCAAACCGACACCACATATTATTTCCGCGTCAAAACCGTCGACGCGGGCGGCCTGGAAAGCGCTTACACGGCGTTGTCCGTGGCCACGTCGACGTTGTGGACGGGGGTGGGGCCTTCGTCGTCCACGCTGTCCGCGGCCGCGGGCGGCGGGCCCGGCGAAATCAACCTGTCCTGGACCGCCCCCGGCGACGACTTCGTTTACAACAACCTCGTCGGCCAGTACCGAATCCAATATTCCACAATCGCCGCCACCGTCTGGAGCACCGCCACCACCCCCTCCGGCGCCACCACCGTCACCATCGCCACCACCGCCGTCGTGGGAACCGCCCAATCGACCACCGTGACCGTCCCCACCAACGACACGTATTTCATCGTTCTCTGGAGCGTCGACGACGTCGGCGAATGGTCCCTCATTTCCAACACCGCCAGCGCCGTCCCCGCGCTCCTCAACCGCTCCGTCTCCGTCACCGCCGGCTCGCCCTACCTCTTCGGGCTTTTGGCCGTGGGCTCCAGTTCCCACACCGCCACCGCCGTCACCGTTCTCAACGACGGCAACGTCACCAGCACCTACTCCCTCTCCGTGGCCACTTCGACCCCGGGCTCCCCCTGGGCCATCGGCGCCGCCCTGCCGACCGCGGCCAACATCGCGGTCCTTTCGGCGGGCTTCCACCCCGCCCGTCCGGCGCTGGGCGGGTTCGCCGCCGAGGACGTCGTCACCGGCTCCCCCGCCTTCGCCTCCGGCGCCGTCTTCTCCATCGACGGTTCCCAAACCGGTTCGGCCGTTTCCCCAGGCCAGAACCGCTTTCTCTGGTTCCGACTCGACATGCCCGCCGCCTCCGACACCGAGGCAACACAAGACCTCACCGTCACCCTCACCGCCAATCCGTAA
- a CDS encoding VCBS repeat-containing protein, with product MRSFFRSLFPGRRWFILGGLALLFEASPRLQALPYNALQIEVEPVTATDRLTQGGAAWGDMDGDGDLDLVLSGQDSAGNRQLRVYTNGGAPGYAINATQTEVFGLNNGLQSGEVALGDLNGDGRLDIVVTGNRGGAATRQILVARNNGGLSFSSIPVDAGSGLDGGEPALGDFDNDGDLDLAVSGLDPAGARQFRVYRNNGDATFDPTQIEVPGAAGNGYATRSGVAWGDYNNDGFLDLLVAGLSAGGRRLHLFTNNGNGGFAGPLDVTAGVGGMSDADVAFGDLNNDGLLDVVAMGNSGTNAQLRAYRNNGGPGFTFTAFEAPGAANLGIRNGALAIGDSNNDGVPDFAVVGTRPATGNEEVWLYRNNGGFAFTQFNVESANNLGLQNGGLAWADYNADGSPDLLISGSDSANARQMRVYRNTISTAAAPGAPPTLAGSFAFSPTGYSSATFKWDPAADVAPGATPAVTLTYDLEVSTSSDFSRATIPAMRMTTPRTGNYLRPPRLYDGNTRHGVILRSTQPWAGNNAHPGLRTDTTYYFRVRTMDAGLLPSAPSANQTLWTGVAPGTSTLAAVAGAAPGDINLSWSAPGDDNFYNPLVGAFRVQYSTDAATPWSTATTPAGATTVGIATNTPVGSAQSAVINVPTNDTYYFVLWSRDDVGEWSVVSATAGSAPAPYIRSVTVTAGDPYAFGNLIVGSSSHSATGVTVLNDGNVTSTYSLWVATTTAGSPWSIGTSLPTGPNVAVLSAGFHPSRPAAAAFGAEDVVTGAAALATGAIFTINGSETGVAVPAGQNRSLWFRLDMPTVSDTENQQTLTVTLTANP from the coding sequence ATGCGTTCCTTTTTTCGTTCACTTTTCCCGGGACGACGCTGGTTTATCCTGGGGGGCCTGGCACTCCTTTTCGAGGCCTCCCCCCGGCTCCAAGCCCTCCCTTACAACGCCCTCCAAATTGAAGTGGAGCCCGTGACCGCCACCGATCGACTGACACAAGGCGGCGCCGCCTGGGGCGATATGGACGGGGACGGGGATTTGGATTTGGTCCTCAGCGGGCAAGATTCCGCCGGGAACCGTCAATTGCGGGTCTACACCAACGGGGGTGCGCCGGGCTACGCCATCAACGCCACGCAAACCGAAGTCTTTGGACTCAACAACGGCCTTCAGTCGGGGGAAGTGGCCCTGGGCGACCTCAACGGCGACGGGCGCTTGGACATTGTCGTCACGGGCAATCGCGGGGGGGCGGCGACCCGGCAGATCCTGGTGGCCCGCAACAACGGCGGGCTTTCCTTCAGTTCGATCCCCGTGGACGCCGGGTCGGGGCTGGACGGCGGGGAACCCGCCCTCGGCGATTTCGACAACGACGGGGACCTGGACTTGGCCGTCAGCGGACTCGACCCGGCGGGCGCGCGGCAATTTCGGGTGTACCGAAACAACGGCGACGCGACCTTCGACCCCACCCAAATCGAAGTGCCCGGCGCCGCCGGGAACGGTTACGCCACCCGGAGCGGCGTGGCCTGGGGGGACTACAACAACGACGGGTTCCTCGATTTGCTTGTGGCCGGGCTCTCCGCCGGGGGGCGACGCTTGCACCTTTTCACCAACAACGGAAACGGCGGTTTTGCCGGACCGTTGGACGTGACGGCCGGCGTGGGCGGGATGTCCGACGCCGACGTCGCTTTCGGGGATTTAAACAACGACGGCCTTTTGGACGTGGTCGCCATGGGCAACAGCGGCACCAACGCCCAATTGCGCGCCTACCGAAACAACGGCGGGCCCGGATTCACCTTCACCGCGTTCGAAGCGCCCGGCGCGGCCAACCTTGGAATTCGAAACGGCGCCCTGGCCATCGGCGACTCCAACAACGACGGGGTGCCGGACTTCGCGGTGGTGGGCACCCGGCCCGCCACGGGGAACGAGGAGGTCTGGCTCTACCGGAACAACGGCGGTTTCGCCTTTACCCAATTCAACGTGGAAAGCGCCAACAATTTGGGATTGCAGAACGGCGGCTTGGCTTGGGCCGATTACAACGCCGACGGAAGTCCCGACCTTTTGATCTCCGGGTCGGACAGCGCGAACGCCCGGCAAATGCGGGTTTATCGCAACACCATCAGCACCGCCGCGGCGCCGGGCGCGCCGCCCACGCTCGCGGGGTCTTTCGCTTTCTCCCCCACCGGGTATTCCTCGGCCACCTTCAAATGGGACCCCGCCGCGGACGTCGCCCCGGGAGCGACCCCGGCCGTTACCTTGACGTACGACCTCGAGGTTTCCACGTCGTCCGATTTCTCCCGGGCCACGATCCCCGCCATGCGCATGACCACACCGCGGACGGGCAATTACCTCCGCCCCCCCCGCCTTTACGACGGGAACACCCGGCACGGCGTGATCTTGCGTTCCACCCAACCGTGGGCCGGGAACAACGCCCACCCGGGACTGCGGACCGACACCACCTACTATTTCCGCGTCCGCACGATGGACGCGGGGCTTCTCCCCAGCGCGCCCAGCGCCAATCAAACCCTCTGGACGGGCGTGGCGCCCGGAACGTCCACGCTCGCCGCCGTTGCCGGGGCGGCCCCCGGGGACATCAACCTATCCTGGTCCGCCCCCGGGGACGATAATTTTTACAACCCGTTGGTGGGCGCGTTCCGCGTCCAGTATTCCACGGACGCCGCCACCCCCTGGAGCACCGCCACCACCCCCGCCGGGGCCACCACCGTCGGCATCGCCACCAACACCCCCGTCGGGAGCGCCCAATCCGCCGTCATCAACGTGCCCACCAACGACACGTATTATTTCGTCCTTTGGAGCCGGGACGACGTGGGGGAATGGTCCGTGGTGTCGGCCACCGCCGGCTCCGCCCCCGCCCCTTATATCCGTTCCGTGACCGTCACCGCGGGCGACCCCTACGCTTTCGGCAACTTGATCGTGGGAAGCAGTTCCCACTCCGCCACCGGCGTGACCGTCTTGAACGACGGGAACGTGACCAGCACCTACTCCCTTTGGGTCGCGACGACCACAGCGGGAAGCCCTTGGTCCATCGGCACCTCTTTGCCGACCGGCCCCAACGTGGCCGTCCTTTCCGCGGGCTTCCATCCGTCCCGGCCGGCGGCCGCGGCCTTCGGCGCGGAGGACGTCGTCACCGGCGCCGCCGCCCTGGCCACCGGGGCGATCTTCACCATCAACGGAAGTGAAACCGGCGTCGCCGTTCCGGCCGGACAAAACCGCTCCCTCTGGTTCCGCCTCGACATGCCCACCGTTTCCGACACCGAAAACCAACAGACCCTCACCGTCACCCTCACCGCCAATCCGTAA
- a CDS encoding glycosyltransferase — MTFLDGFNAFALLYFVLLNGSQLLTAGFSIAALRRHASRSRLLHVLDDYVARGGAPAITLLVPAHNEEPTCVEAVKSLLTLEYGDYEILVINDGSTDDTLGELARAFDLVPANRFPLATLPTARVRATLRSARHPRLWVLDKENGGKADALNAGLNHCRTPLFCAMDADCVLERDALKRIVRPFIENDTTVAAGGLVRIANGCVFKGGVLTDVRMPDRWLARFQVLEYLRAFLTGRMGWDAMSALLIISGAFGLFRRSVVIEAGGFARDTVGEDMELIVRLHRFCREKKRLYRITFVPDPVAWTECPERLSGLARQRDRWQRGLVDSLLRHIRMLGNPGYGAPGLIAFPYYFFLEMLGPVVELFGYVAFVAALIGGRVSAAYVAAFALLAFGFGMALSIAAVSLEEQSFHRFRRTRDYMHLFVLAFLENFGYRQLVTYWRLHGLLTSLFRVKGWGAMKRLGVLHRPAKIAAGLTLLSLFLAGAPARGAYWQFSNSYERQSYGPPRNAWYTTTWVMERKVRRGSLTVEGLRYRRFGRTDRGGAAEGYLALWPKAYANARFQAVVKAEVVPRVEGHGEIFQSFGKQWEASFRYRHMDFRLDDVDIYAVSLAKYAGRWYARTRFSWIPQTTGAGYAREIALRRYGARTDDFFELTLSRSSSNAVNTVAVGVTGDQTTSLAARAQKFWNPRFGTALIYLVEDEIGLPPRRGLSGTLFWRWGTAEHVVPLTTKESAPPPD, encoded by the coding sequence GTGACGTTCCTCGACGGGTTCAATGCGTTCGCGCTGTTGTATTTCGTCCTGCTCAACGGGTCGCAGCTGCTCACGGCCGGATTTTCCATCGCGGCCCTTCGGCGTCACGCCTCCCGGTCACGACTCCTGCATGTCCTCGACGACTACGTCGCCCGGGGCGGCGCCCCCGCCATCACGCTCCTCGTTCCCGCTCACAACGAAGAACCCACCTGCGTGGAAGCGGTCAAATCGTTGCTGACGCTGGAGTACGGCGATTACGAAATCCTCGTGATCAACGACGGGTCCACCGACGACACCCTGGGCGAATTGGCCCGGGCTTTCGATCTCGTTCCCGCGAACCGGTTTCCCCTCGCCACGTTGCCGACCGCGCGCGTGCGCGCCACGTTGCGCAGCGCCCGCCATCCCCGGTTGTGGGTTTTGGACAAGGAAAACGGCGGCAAGGCCGACGCCCTGAACGCCGGGCTCAACCATTGCCGGACGCCGCTTTTTTGCGCCATGGACGCGGATTGCGTCCTGGAACGCGACGCGCTCAAGCGCATCGTCCGCCCCTTCATCGAAAACGACACCACGGTCGCCGCCGGGGGGTTGGTGCGCATCGCCAACGGCTGCGTGTTCAAGGGGGGGGTTCTGACGGACGTCCGCATGCCCGACCGCTGGCTGGCCCGGTTCCAGGTGTTGGAGTATTTGCGTGCCTTTTTGACGGGCCGAATGGGCTGGGACGCGATGTCCGCCCTGCTGATCATCTCGGGGGCTTTCGGGTTATTCCGTCGGTCGGTGGTGATCGAGGCCGGCGGCTTCGCCCGGGACACGGTCGGCGAGGACATGGAGCTGATCGTCCGGCTGCACCGTTTTTGCCGGGAGAAAAAACGTCTTTACCGCATCACCTTCGTGCCGGATCCCGTCGCCTGGACGGAATGCCCGGAAAGACTGTCGGGGCTGGCGCGACAGCGCGACCGCTGGCAACGCGGGCTGGTGGATTCGCTCCTGCGGCACATCCGCATGCTGGGGAATCCCGGCTACGGCGCGCCCGGCCTCATCGCCTTCCCCTATTATTTTTTTCTGGAAATGCTGGGGCCTGTTGTGGAGCTGTTCGGCTACGTGGCTTTTGTGGCGGCCCTGATCGGTGGCCGGGTGTCCGCCGCCTATGTGGCGGCCTTCGCGCTCCTGGCCTTCGGGTTCGGGATGGCCCTTTCGATCGCCGCCGTGTCGCTGGAGGAACAGTCTTTTCATCGTTTCCGCCGAACCCGGGATTACATGCACCTCTTCGTCCTCGCTTTTTTGGAGAATTTCGGGTACCGGCAACTGGTGACGTACTGGCGCCTTCACGGTTTGTTGACGTCCCTGTTCCGGGTCAAGGGGTGGGGCGCGATGAAACGACTCGGGGTCCTCCATCGCCCCGCCAAAATCGCCGCGGGACTGACCCTCCTTTCGTTGTTTCTGGCGGGCGCCCCCGCGCGGGGGGCGTATTGGCAATTTTCCAACAGCTACGAGCGGCAGAGCTACGGGCCGCCGCGCAACGCCTGGTACACCACCACCTGGGTGATGGAGCGCAAAGTCCGACGGGGCAGTCTCACCGTCGAAGGATTGCGCTACCGTCGGTTCGGCCGCACCGACCGGGGCGGCGCCGCCGAGGGCTATCTGGCCCTCTGGCCCAAGGCCTACGCCAACGCCCGGTTCCAAGCCGTGGTCAAGGCCGAGGTGGTCCCCCGGGTCGAAGGGCACGGGGAGATATTCCAATCCTTTGGCAAGCAGTGGGAGGCTTCCTTCCGCTACCGGCACATGGATTTCCGCCTGGACGACGTGGACATTTACGCGGTTTCCCTGGCCAAATACGCGGGCCGTTGGTATGCCCGAACGCGTTTCAGCTGGATCCCGCAAACCACGGGCGCCGGCTACGCCCGGGAAATCGCCCTGCGCCGGTACGGGGCGCGGACCGATGATTTTTTCGAATTGACGCTGAGCCGCTCCAGCAGCAACGCCGTGAACACCGTCGCCGTCGGCGTCACGGGGGACCAAACCACCTCCCTGGCCGCCCGCGCGCAAAAATTCTGGAACCCTCGGTTCGGAACGGCCCTCATTTATCTGGTGGAGGACGAAATCGGCCTGCCGCCGCGGCGCGGGTTGTCGGGAACGCTTTTTTGGCGCTGGGGCACCGCGGAGCACGTCGTGCCCTTAACAACGAAAGAATCGGCGCCCCCCCCGGATTGA
- a CDS encoding HEAT repeat domain-containing protein gives MGLSLPAAPPDRLLWCMAGAGLGLFLLACGFAVYAVLAGARSFQKSRSERAIQETWTRAILRVLSGEEGPPVLLRLVGKNQASAFSHFLLQFARRLRGPERRVLTTLAAPFLGAVAERLPDPDPEKRARAVYTLGLLAPVRFNEPIRAALDDPSSSVAVTAAFVLLTHRSADDARTVLQRLDRFGTWDTGLLSFLLGQVGAGIAGDLRQILEDRGRGLRARQIAAQSLVRLQDPLAGDCAARVLSNETDPEILSAVLAILKNLGRPEHLESIRAACAAPSFFVRAAALTALGRVGGPGEEAFLRDFFDTPNVWVASHAADALKRIGALTFLRAVASSPHPRAVLARQILEST, from the coding sequence ATGGGATTGTCCCTCCCCGCGGCCCCCCCCGACCGGCTTCTTTGGTGTATGGCGGGCGCGGGCCTGGGGCTTTTCTTGTTGGCCTGCGGTTTCGCGGTTTACGCCGTCCTCGCGGGCGCCCGCTCCTTTCAAAAATCCAGGTCGGAGCGGGCGATCCAAGAAACCTGGACGCGCGCCATCCTCCGGGTCCTTTCGGGGGAGGAAGGCCCCCCCGTCCTCCTGCGTTTGGTTGGGAAAAACCAAGCCTCGGCCTTTTCCCACTTCCTCCTCCAATTCGCCCGAAGATTGCGCGGGCCCGAACGCCGGGTTCTGACCACCCTGGCGGCGCCGTTCCTGGGCGCCGTGGCCGAGCGTCTCCCGGACCCCGACCCGGAAAAAAGGGCGCGCGCGGTCTACACGTTGGGCCTCCTGGCCCCCGTCCGCTTCAACGAACCGATCCGCGCGGCGCTGGACGACCCTTCGTCTTCCGTGGCCGTGACCGCCGCCTTTGTCCTTTTGACCCATCGCTCGGCGGACGACGCGCGCACGGTGCTCCAACGCCTGGACCGGTTCGGGACGTGGGACACCGGCTTGTTGTCTTTTCTTCTGGGGCAGGTGGGCGCGGGGATCGCCGGGGACTTGCGCCAAATTCTCGAGGACCGCGGGCGCGGCCTCCGCGCTCGCCAAATTGCGGCGCAATCGTTGGTGCGTCTGCAGGACCCCTTGGCCGGGGACTGCGCCGCGCGTGTTTTGTCGAATGAAACCGATCCGGAAATCCTGAGCGCCGTCCTTGCGATTTTGAAGAACCTGGGACGACCCGAGCATTTGGAATCGATCCGCGCCGCCTGCGCGGCGCCGTCTTTTTTCGTCCGCGCGGCCGCTTTGACCGCCCTGGGGCGGGTGGGCGGCCCCGGCGAGGAAGCGTTTCTGCGGGACTTTTTCGACACACCGAACGTGTGGGTCGCGTCCCACGCCGCGGACGCCCTGAAACGCATCGGGGCGCTCACTTTCCTGCGGGCGGTGGCGTCTTCCCCCCACCCGCGCGCGGTTTTGGCGCGGCAGATCCTGGAGTCCACGTGA